In Streptantibioticus cattleyicolor NRRL 8057 = DSM 46488, a genomic segment contains:
- a CDS encoding 3-hydroxybutyryl-CoA dehydrogenase, with product MSEAGQAAGPRPTAAHATPQGGAEPPGGDIRNVGVVGCGQMGAGIAEVCARAGLEVMVAETTGEALELGRTRLINSLERAAERGKITVAERDATLDRLSFTTDLGEFADRDLVIEAVVENEQVKTEIFQVLDQVVTRPDAILASNTSSIPLVKLAVATSRPDHVMGIHFFNPAPVQRLVELIPALTTGEQALLRAEKLVTDTLGKHAIRAQDRSGFVVNALLVPYLLSAIRMFESGIATREDIDNGMELGCAHPMGPLKLADLIGLDTIAAIADSMYHEYKEPLYAAPPLLQRMVEAGRLGRKSGAGFYPY from the coding sequence ATGAGCGAGGCAGGCCAGGCCGCCGGACCGCGGCCGACCGCGGCGCACGCGACGCCGCAGGGCGGTGCGGAGCCCCCGGGCGGGGACATCCGGAACGTGGGTGTCGTGGGCTGCGGGCAGATGGGCGCCGGCATCGCCGAGGTGTGCGCCCGGGCCGGTCTTGAGGTCATGGTCGCCGAGACCACCGGCGAGGCCCTGGAGCTGGGCCGCACCCGGCTGATCAACTCCCTGGAGCGCGCGGCGGAACGCGGCAAGATCACCGTCGCCGAGCGGGACGCCACCCTGGACCGGCTGTCGTTCACCACCGACCTCGGCGAGTTCGCCGACCGCGATCTGGTGATCGAGGCCGTGGTGGAGAACGAGCAGGTCAAGACCGAGATCTTCCAGGTGCTCGACCAGGTGGTGACCCGGCCGGACGCCATCCTGGCCTCCAACACCTCCTCCATCCCGCTGGTCAAGCTGGCCGTCGCCACCTCGCGGCCGGACCATGTGATGGGCATCCACTTCTTCAACCCGGCGCCGGTGCAGCGGCTGGTGGAGCTGATCCCGGCGCTGACCACCGGTGAGCAGGCCCTGCTGCGCGCCGAGAAGCTGGTCACCGACACCCTGGGCAAGCACGCCATCCGCGCCCAGGACCGTTCCGGTTTCGTGGTCAACGCGCTGCTGGTGCCGTATCTCCTCTCGGCGATCCGGATGTTCGAGTCGGGCATCGCCACCCGGGAGGACATCGACAACGGCATGGAGCTGGGGTGCGCCCACCCGATGGGCCCGCTCAAGCTCGCCGACCTGATCGGCCTGGACACCATCGCGGCGATCGCGGACAGCATGTACCACGAGTACAAGGAGCCGCTGTACGCCGCTCCCCCGCTGCTCCAGCGCATGGTGGAGGCGGGCCGGCTGGGCCGCAAGTCGGGGGCCGGGTTCTACCCGTACTGA
- a CDS encoding DUF6314 family protein: MAVAARGYEGGPGYPVADVLGYLEGRWRVEREVRDLDAGATGVFRGTGVFVREAPGGALTHSESGEFTWGGVTRPAYRGHRFEPGPDGTALVCFADGRPFHPLDLREGRWTADHPCSADLYRGEFEVLGPDRWRVVWTVAGPAKRLSLATWHDRI, from the coding sequence ATGGCGGTGGCGGCGCGGGGGTACGAGGGCGGCCCGGGGTATCCGGTGGCGGACGTCCTGGGGTATCTGGAGGGGCGCTGGCGGGTGGAGCGCGAGGTGCGGGACCTGGACGCGGGCGCCACCGGGGTCTTCCGCGGCACGGGGGTGTTCGTCCGCGAGGCACCGGGCGGGGCGCTGACGCACTCCGAGTCCGGCGAGTTCACCTGGGGCGGGGTCACCCGTCCGGCGTACCGTGGGCACCGCTTCGAGCCGGGTCCGGACGGCACGGCCCTGGTGTGCTTCGCCGACGGGCGTCCGTTCCACCCGCTGGACCTGCGCGAGGGCCGGTGGACCGCCGATCACCCGTGCTCCGCCGACCTGTACCGGGGCGAGTTCGAGGTGCTGGGGCCGGACCGCTGGCGGGTGGTGTGGACGGTGGCCGGACCCGCCAAACGGCTCTCCCTGGCGACCTGGCACGACCGGATCTGA
- a CDS encoding glycoside hydrolase family 10 protein, giving the protein MHDTGTARTRPIDRRRFATAAAATLLAAAGPAPEASAARHRRWPEQFRGMWVATVANIDWPSAPGLPAHRQRAELDTLLDTALTRRLNAVILQVRPAADAFWPSRYEPWSRYLTGTQGRDPGWDPLGYAVRAAHDRGLELHAWFNPYRVANTADAGALVPWHPARRHPDWVVAYGGGLYYNPGLPEVRRFVEDAMLDAVARYPLDAVHWDDYFYPYPVAGRPFDDDAAYAAYGGDFPDRASWRRHNTDLLVRETAERIRRTRPGTRFGISPFGVWRNRSSDPLGSATTAGVQSYDDLYADTRTWVRQGWIDYICPQLYWSIGPGAADYAVLVPWWARTVEGTRTHLYIGEALYKQGGSGAWSDPAELTRHLDLDARYPQVRGNAYFSAKDVAADPTGALRRVVRDHYPTRARVPR; this is encoded by the coding sequence ATGCACGACACCGGCACGGCCCGTACCCGTCCGATCGACCGCCGGCGCTTCGCCACCGCCGCGGCGGCCACCCTGCTGGCCGCCGCGGGGCCGGCACCCGAGGCGTCGGCCGCCCGCCACCGCCGGTGGCCCGAGCAGTTCCGCGGCATGTGGGTCGCCACCGTCGCCAACATCGACTGGCCCTCCGCGCCCGGACTGCCCGCCCACCGCCAGCGCGCCGAACTCGACACCCTCCTCGACACCGCGCTCACCCGCCGGCTCAACGCGGTGATCCTCCAGGTCAGACCCGCCGCCGACGCCTTCTGGCCGTCCCGGTACGAGCCCTGGTCGCGGTATCTGACCGGTACCCAGGGGCGCGACCCGGGGTGGGACCCACTGGGGTACGCGGTGCGCGCCGCCCACGACCGCGGGCTGGAACTGCACGCCTGGTTCAACCCGTACCGCGTCGCCAACACCGCCGACGCCGGCGCCCTCGTCCCCTGGCACCCGGCCCGCCGCCACCCCGACTGGGTGGTCGCCTACGGCGGCGGGCTGTACTACAACCCCGGGCTCCCCGAGGTCCGCCGGTTCGTCGAGGACGCCATGCTGGACGCGGTGGCCCGCTACCCGCTCGACGCCGTCCACTGGGACGACTACTTCTACCCCTACCCGGTCGCCGGCCGGCCCTTCGACGACGACGCCGCGTACGCCGCGTACGGCGGGGACTTCCCGGACCGGGCGAGCTGGCGGCGGCACAACACCGACCTGCTGGTACGCGAGACCGCCGAACGCATCCGCCGCACCCGCCCCGGCACCCGCTTCGGCATCAGCCCGTTCGGCGTGTGGCGCAACCGCTCCAGCGACCCGCTCGGCTCGGCCACCACCGCGGGCGTCCAGTCCTACGACGACCTGTACGCCGACACCCGCACCTGGGTGCGGCAGGGCTGGATCGACTACATCTGCCCGCAGTTGTACTGGAGCATCGGGCCCGGCGCCGCCGACTACGCGGTGCTCGTCCCGTGGTGGGCGCGGACCGTCGAGGGCACCCGGACGCACCTGTACATCGGTGAGGCGCTCTACAAACAGGGCGGCTCCGGCGCCTGGAGCGACCCGGCCGAACTCACCCGCCACCTCGACCTGGACGCCCGCTACCCGCAGGTCCGCGGCAACGCCTACTTCTCCGCCAAGGACGTGGCCGCCGACCCCACCGGCGCGCTGCGCCGCGTGGTGCGCGACCACTACCCGACCCGGGCCCGGGTGCCGCGCTGA
- a CDS encoding DUF1918 domain-containing protein — protein MKAQQGDELLQHGRVVGQRDHVGKIVEVLGTGGEPPYRVKFEDGHEGVVSPGPDSVVRHPAPGVGTPTTG, from the coding sequence ATGAAGGCGCAGCAGGGCGACGAGCTGCTCCAGCACGGCAGGGTCGTGGGGCAGCGGGACCACGTCGGCAAGATCGTCGAGGTCCTGGGTACCGGAGGCGAACCGCCGTACCGGGTCAAGTTCGAGGACGGGCACGAAGGCGTGGTCTCCCCCGGCCCCGATTCCGTGGTCCGCCACCCCGCCCCCGGGGTGGGCACCCCCACCACCGGCTGA
- a CDS encoding SRPBCC domain-containing protein, whose protein sequence is MDATLTTRDGRPALRMARRLDRPPQEVWPALTEADRLSRWYPFRVLVAEPRTGGVFRFDAGRGAGFSAVVDELDPPRSLELRVRTPPTMPREGEGRIRFDLLREGARGTLLVLTHLFDDRYAAAGYAAVWERAVDALAALVDGRPGAGPAPDPVPPELHDAYLTRFGLDAGRVREDTDGWLVCFERQLTRPTAAVWAVLGGSAEGAPPVGAEPPEGFTAPGVVPGPVTACEPPAVLEYLWRDGSGEPAGRVRWRLAPGSRPGARLVLTQCGPAAVPEARDAALAAWRERLAALAARLRG, encoded by the coding sequence ATGGACGCCACGTTGACCACCCGGGACGGCCGCCCGGCGCTGCGGATGGCGCGGCGGCTGGACCGTCCGCCGCAGGAGGTGTGGCCGGCGCTGACCGAGGCCGACCGGCTCAGCCGGTGGTATCCGTTCCGGGTCCTGGTGGCCGAGCCGCGGACCGGCGGTGTCTTCCGGTTCGACGCCGGGCGCGGGGCGGGGTTCAGCGCGGTCGTGGACGAGTTGGATCCGCCCCGTTCGCTGGAGTTGCGGGTGCGCACCCCGCCGACGATGCCCCGGGAGGGCGAGGGCCGGATCCGTTTCGACCTGCTGCGGGAAGGGGCGCGGGGCACGCTGCTGGTCCTCACCCACCTCTTCGACGACCGGTACGCGGCGGCCGGCTACGCCGCGGTGTGGGAGCGTGCCGTGGACGCGCTGGCCGCGCTGGTGGACGGGCGTCCCGGGGCCGGCCCCGCGCCGGATCCGGTGCCGCCGGAGCTGCACGACGCGTACCTGACCCGGTTCGGGCTGGACGCGGGGCGGGTGCGGGAGGACACGGACGGGTGGCTGGTCTGCTTCGAGCGGCAGCTGACCCGTCCCACGGCGGCGGTGTGGGCGGTGCTCGGCGGTTCCGCCGAGGGGGCGCCGCCGGTCGGCGCGGAGCCGCCGGAGGGGTTCACCGCGCCTGGTGTGGTGCCCGGTCCGGTCACCGCGTGCGAACCGCCCGCGGTCCTCGAATACCTGTGGCGGGACGGGTCCGGCGAGCCGGCCGGGCGGGTGCGCTGGCGGCTCGCCCCGGGCAGCCGGCCGGGCGCCCGGCTGGTGCTCACCCAGTGCGGCCCGGCGGCGGTGCCGGAAGCGCGGGACGCGGCGCTGGCCGCCTGGCGGGAGCGGCTGGCGGCACTGGCGGCCCGGCTGCGCGGCTGA
- a CDS encoding sugar O-acetyltransferase, producing MGEQKKRMLAGEWYLPDDPELAAESLRRAELCAAYEAVAPADAARREEILRELLGSVGEGVRVRAPFRCDFGYNITIGSGTFVNFGAVFLDTGRITIGADVQIGPNVQVLTPVHEMDPARRREGWEKGVPVTIGDNVWLGGGVIVCPGVTIGADTVVGAGSVVTRDLPPRVLAVGNPARVVRSL from the coding sequence GTGGGCGAGCAGAAGAAGCGGATGCTGGCCGGTGAGTGGTATCTGCCGGACGACCCGGAGCTGGCGGCGGAGTCGCTTCGGCGGGCCGAGTTGTGCGCGGCGTACGAGGCGGTGGCGCCGGCGGACGCGGCCCGGCGGGAGGAGATCCTGCGGGAGTTGCTGGGGTCGGTGGGCGAGGGGGTGCGGGTGCGGGCGCCGTTCCGCTGCGACTTCGGTTACAACATCACCATCGGGTCGGGCACGTTCGTCAATTTCGGCGCGGTCTTCCTGGACACCGGGCGGATCACGATCGGGGCCGACGTGCAGATCGGACCCAACGTGCAGGTGCTCACCCCGGTGCACGAGATGGATCCGGCGCGGCGCCGGGAGGGGTGGGAGAAGGGGGTGCCGGTGACCATCGGGGACAACGTCTGGCTGGGCGGCGGCGTGATCGTCTGCCCCGGGGTGACCATCGGCGCCGACACCGTGGTGGGCGCCGGATCGGTGGTCACCCGCGATCTGCCGCCGCGGGTGCTGGCGGTGGGCAACCCGGCCCGGGTGGTGCGGTCGCTATGA
- a CDS encoding PLP-dependent cysteine synthase family protein produces the protein MTVVDVNSWAARAIRRLHAEGGGAQTPLRRLPLPAGWHVEVYLKDESAHPTGTVKHRLVRALYCHAIASGRIGPETEVVTGTGGPVAVAGAYFARLLGLSFTAVLPARTPAAVRDGVERYGGRWHTAEQPPAALQREAAQVAEGLGGHALDHFADAAQAVLGCGAPTVADEIFDQLRGTGHPVPRWIVTGAGTGATSATTGRHLRRHGYDARLAVVDPEGSAYFPGWTLGRRDYTTGLPSRIPGIGRPRVEPAFEPGVVDLVIPVPDAASPAAVRWLARTAGLAAGPATGTVLWGLCHLVAGLVERGTPGSVVAVAGDGARPDDTVPAARSHAPDPYEAALDRFLSTARSPVVDGGVG, from the coding sequence ATGACCGTGGTGGACGTCAACTCCTGGGCCGCGCGGGCGATCCGGCGGCTGCACGCCGAGGGCGGCGGCGCGCAGACCCCGTTGCGCCGGCTGCCGCTGCCCGCCGGATGGCACGTCGAGGTGTACCTCAAGGACGAGTCCGCGCACCCCACCGGCACCGTCAAGCACCGCCTGGTACGCGCGCTGTACTGCCACGCGATCGCCTCCGGGCGGATCGGCCCGGAGACCGAGGTGGTCACGGGCACCGGCGGCCCGGTCGCGGTGGCCGGGGCGTACTTCGCGCGGCTGCTGGGGCTGTCGTTCACCGCGGTGCTGCCGGCGCGGACCCCGGCGGCCGTACGGGACGGCGTCGAGCGGTACGGCGGACGGTGGCACACCGCCGAGCAGCCGCCCGCCGCCCTCCAGCGGGAGGCCGCCCAGGTCGCCGAAGGCCTCGGCGGCCACGCCCTGGACCACTTCGCCGACGCCGCGCAGGCCGTGCTGGGCTGCGGCGCGCCGACCGTCGCCGACGAGATCTTCGACCAACTGCGCGGCACCGGGCACCCGGTGCCGCGCTGGATCGTCACCGGCGCCGGAACCGGGGCCACCTCCGCGACGACCGGCCGCCATCTGCGCCGGCACGGGTACGACGCCCGGCTCGCCGTGGTGGACCCGGAGGGCTCGGCCTACTTCCCCGGCTGGACCCTCGGCCGCCGCGACTACACCACCGGGCTGCCCTCCCGCATCCCCGGCATCGGCCGCCCCCGTGTCGAGCCCGCCTTCGAACCGGGCGTGGTCGACCTGGTGATCCCCGTCCCGGACGCGGCGAGCCCGGCGGCGGTACGGTGGCTCGCCCGGACCGCCGGCCTCGCCGCCGGCCCGGCCACCGGCACCGTCCTGTGGGGCCTGTGCCACCTGGTGGCCGGCCTGGTCGAGCGGGGCACCCCCGGCAGCGTCGTCGCCGTCGCCGGTGACGGCGCCCGCCCCGACGACACCGTGCCCGCCGCCCGGTCCCACGCCCCCGACCCGTACGAGGCCGCCCTCGACCGCTTCCTGTCCACGGCCCGTAGCCCGGTCGTGGACGGCGGGGTGGGGTAA
- a CDS encoding alpha/beta hydrolase — translation MVSRSRGGRLGRALLAASVIGSVAVPVAGAARPSAVPAPAPAASPFVAAATPALLDARYAAGRQAVLDAERAATGHGDRARAAKLAAMAAPGRHFLSFDGRDGGRSVEVFGDLAHARRIAVLVPGTDTGIDTYQRFAADARALQGRLDAAGSGAAVVAWLGYRPPAMISLRVLGPAPARRAAPALRGFVGRLASVLPAARITVVCHSYGSLVCAQAADGIRAAAIVLFGSPGTGGTGRPHTTAQLWAGRSTGDWISGVPHVRLRLPFGTLGLGEDPMSPRFGARLFDAGHGSHAGYLRPGSPALENIARIVTGATPTAPTTGQARHA, via the coding sequence ATGGTGTCCCGCTCTCGCGGTGGCCGGTTGGGCCGTGCGTTGCTCGCCGCGTCGGTCATCGGGTCGGTGGCCGTTCCGGTGGCGGGGGCGGCGCGTCCCTCGGCCGTGCCGGCGCCCGCCCCGGCCGCGTCGCCGTTCGTCGCGGCGGCCACCCCCGCGCTCCTCGACGCGCGGTACGCCGCCGGCCGCCAGGCCGTGCTGGACGCCGAGCGGGCCGCCACCGGCCACGGCGACCGGGCCCGGGCCGCGAAGCTGGCCGCCATGGCCGCCCCCGGCCGGCACTTCCTGTCGTTCGACGGACGGGACGGCGGCCGGAGCGTCGAGGTCTTCGGCGACTTGGCGCACGCCCGGCGGATCGCCGTACTGGTGCCGGGCACCGACACCGGGATCGACACCTACCAGCGGTTCGCGGCCGACGCGCGGGCGCTCCAGGGGCGGCTCGACGCGGCCGGGAGCGGCGCGGCCGTGGTGGCCTGGCTCGGCTACCGGCCGCCCGCCATGATCAGCCTGCGGGTGCTCGGCCCCGCCCCGGCGCGGCGGGCGGCTCCCGCGCTGCGGGGGTTCGTCGGCCGGCTGGCATCCGTCCTGCCCGCCGCGCGGATCACCGTGGTCTGCCACTCCTACGGCTCGCTCGTCTGCGCGCAGGCCGCCGACGGGATCCGGGCCGCCGCCATCGTGCTGTTCGGCAGCCCCGGCACCGGCGGCACCGGGCGCCCGCACACAACAGCGCAGTTGTGGGCGGGACGCAGCACCGGCGACTGGATCTCCGGCGTACCGCACGTGCGGCTGCGGCTGCCGTTCGGCACCCTGGGCCTGGGGGAGGACCCCATGTCACCCCGGTTCGGCGCCCGGCTGTTCGACGCCGGCCACGGCAGCCACGCCGGATACCTGCGGCCGGGGTCGCCGGCGCTGGAGAACATCGCCCGGATCGTCACCGGCGCCACCCCCACCGCGCCCACCACCGGGCAGGCCCGCCATGCGTGA
- a CDS encoding acyltransferase family protein, which yields MRDLVRRIDAATPPDRDRALDALRALAICGVVLGHWLVTALVADSGTLHGESPLARLPQLTPISWVLQTLAVFFLVSGRVAAAGYVTHRARGGGYRRWLGARLVRLSRPVVAVVAVWTVVAGVLLAAGVPVATVHTLVKLVLSPLWFLLVLAGLTALTPLVVRLHPGWPAAVVAAVDVCRFALGGPGWLGWVNVAAGWLVPYCLGAAWARGRLAGRGTGWALLCGGAAATVCLVCWAGYPAAMVGVNGAAVSNLNPPTLAAVTFGLTQCGAALLLLGGLRRLTARPVVWAVVAVANLYAMTVFLWHQTAMMAVTAVGLSAGHPLPGLHTRPDGYGWVLARLAWLPVFATALLFCWAAFHRWEQSGRRRGGAVVVRQGCPTAAGAVRDA from the coding sequence ATGCGTGACCTCGTCCGGCGTATCGACGCCGCCACCCCGCCCGACCGCGACCGGGCCCTGGACGCGCTGCGTGCCCTGGCCATCTGCGGGGTCGTCCTCGGCCACTGGCTGGTGACCGCCCTGGTCGCCGACAGCGGCACCCTGCACGGCGAGAGCCCGCTCGCCCGCCTGCCGCAACTCACCCCGATCTCCTGGGTGTTGCAGACCCTCGCCGTCTTCTTCCTGGTCTCCGGCCGGGTCGCGGCGGCCGGTTACGTCACGCACCGGGCCCGGGGCGGCGGCTACCGGCGGTGGCTCGGCGCCCGGCTGGTCCGGCTGTCCCGGCCGGTGGTCGCGGTGGTGGCGGTGTGGACGGTGGTGGCCGGGGTGCTGCTCGCCGCGGGCGTGCCGGTGGCCACCGTGCACACGCTGGTGAAGCTGGTGCTCTCGCCGCTGTGGTTTTTGCTGGTGCTCGCCGGGCTGACCGCGCTCACCCCGCTGGTGGTCCGGTTGCACCCGGGGTGGCCGGCGGCCGTGGTGGCGGCGGTGGACGTGTGCCGGTTCGCCCTCGGCGGCCCCGGCTGGCTCGGCTGGGTCAACGTGGCCGCGGGGTGGCTCGTCCCGTACTGCCTGGGCGCGGCGTGGGCGCGCGGACGGCTGGCCGGACGCGGCACCGGGTGGGCGCTGTTGTGCGGCGGGGCGGCGGCCACCGTCTGCCTGGTGTGCTGGGCCGGTTACCCCGCGGCCATGGTGGGGGTCAACGGCGCCGCGGTCTCCAACCTGAACCCGCCCACCCTGGCCGCGGTCACCTTCGGGCTCACCCAGTGCGGGGCGGCTCTGCTGCTGCTCGGCGGGCTGCGGCGGCTGACGGCCCGTCCGGTGGTGTGGGCGGTGGTGGCGGTGGCCAACCTCTACGCGATGACGGTCTTCCTGTGGCACCAGACCGCGATGATGGCGGTCACCGCCGTCGGGCTGTCGGCCGGCCACCCGCTGCCCGGACTGCACACCCGGCCCGACGGATACGGCTGGGTGCTCGCCCGGCTCGCCTGGCTGCCGGTGTTCGCGACGGCGCTGCTGTTCTGCTGGGCCGCCTTCCACCGCTGGGAGCAGTCCGGCCGCCGCCGTGGCGGTGCGGTGGTGGTGCGCCAGGGATGCCCCACGGCCGCGGGGGCGGTGCGCGATGCCTAG
- a CDS encoding sensor histidine kinase — protein sequence MPRLTAVRRDDVVRRLARGVRELPRTLVEDLWTNAAQPLPRVGRPRWLDWRPAYVVLVAMCAVLLFIPLTNRYIVGFGMGVVVAVVLAGVQASGLVLALFRPVLAWWASTGAAALGAWTATVTRVPWHGIGRWGEPGAWNGPGLATQAGVVFLVALLTRPRVAVEVLVISVLLVTAWDRLHLAGAGFDHNLAYEVLVIAVIVGAALRSRGVARTQLVVQAELTAEERGRRTLLEERNRIARELHDVVAHHMSVISIQAQVAPHLVEAPSAELTENLAGIRQNAVEALAELRRVLGVLRSEDALAEGLRHAPQPTLARLDELVGNVRGAGLAVTTRTTGQPRPLPPGVELSAFRIVQEALSNAMRHAPGAGVRVALGYHDTTLTVRVTNTAPERAASPSPGVGHGLLGMRERAAMLGGELATGPTPDGGYEVSAILPVQAPPTRTEDRP from the coding sequence ATGCCTAGGCTGACCGCCGTGAGACGGGACGACGTGGTGCGACGGCTGGCGCGCGGGGTGCGGGAACTGCCGCGGACCCTGGTCGAGGATCTGTGGACGAACGCGGCCCAGCCGCTGCCGCGTGTCGGCCGGCCGCGCTGGCTCGACTGGCGTCCGGCGTACGTGGTGCTGGTGGCGATGTGCGCGGTCCTGCTGTTCATCCCGTTGACCAACCGGTACATCGTGGGGTTCGGGATGGGCGTGGTGGTCGCGGTCGTGCTCGCCGGGGTCCAGGCGTCCGGGCTGGTCCTGGCGTTGTTCCGCCCGGTGCTCGCCTGGTGGGCGTCGACCGGCGCGGCGGCGCTCGGGGCGTGGACGGCGACGGTCACCCGCGTCCCCTGGCACGGCATCGGGCGCTGGGGCGAACCCGGCGCGTGGAACGGCCCCGGACTCGCCACGCAGGCCGGGGTGGTCTTCCTGGTGGCGTTGCTGACCCGGCCCAGGGTCGCCGTCGAGGTGCTGGTGATCAGCGTGCTGCTGGTGACGGCGTGGGACCGGCTGCACCTGGCCGGCGCCGGCTTCGACCACAACCTGGCCTACGAGGTGCTGGTGATCGCCGTGATCGTCGGCGCCGCGCTGCGCAGCCGCGGGGTGGCCCGTACCCAGCTCGTCGTCCAGGCGGAGCTGACCGCCGAGGAACGGGGCCGGCGCACCCTGCTGGAGGAACGCAACCGCATCGCCCGCGAACTGCACGACGTGGTGGCCCACCACATGTCCGTCATCTCCATCCAGGCCCAGGTCGCCCCGCACCTGGTGGAAGCGCCCTCCGCGGAGCTGACCGAGAACCTGGCCGGCATCCGGCAGAACGCGGTCGAGGCGCTGGCGGAACTGCGCCGGGTGCTCGGCGTGCTGCGTTCCGAGGACGCGCTCGCCGAGGGGCTGCGCCACGCCCCGCAGCCCACCCTGGCCCGGCTGGACGAACTGGTCGGCAACGTCCGCGGGGCCGGGCTCGCGGTCACCACACGCACCACCGGGCAACCGCGACCGCTGCCGCCCGGCGTGGAGCTGTCGGCCTTCCGCATCGTGCAGGAGGCGCTGAGCAACGCCATGCGGCACGCCCCCGGGGCCGGGGTACGGGTCGCCCTCGGCTACCACGACACCACGCTCACCGTGCGGGTGACCAACACCGCGCCGGAACGGGCCGCGTCCCCCTCGCCGGGCGTCGGCCACGGCCTGCTCGGCATGCGGGAACGGGCCGCCATGCTCGGCGGCGAACTGGCCACCGGACCCACCCCCGACGGCGGTTACGAGGTCTCCGCCATACTGCCGGTCCAAGCTCCGCCGACCCGCACCGAGGACCGCCCATGA